In Syngnathoides biaculeatus isolate LvHL_M chromosome 5, ASM1980259v1, whole genome shotgun sequence, the following are encoded in one genomic region:
- the LOC133500353 gene encoding axonemal dynein light intermediate polypeptide 1-like gives MHFICGENYLKRSFDSTRMEYDGTLKGDCCYNDRNVNVNFFFLATNLLEFLSLLIIEKDREKMTEPAESLLKYDTPVSNSKGPVRKTVKVRPYKVSPKQPVDSPVPPPPKAKSGSPENEDVLTVIFPPREWAEGNQLWVQRVSSAPCTRADVVNLEEVLDRKLQQRRALETGICPVRRELYSQCFDELIRQVTINCGERGLLLMRVRDEIQMSITAYQTLYESSVVFGMRKALQAEQDKMEMRQRISNLETEKQDLTKHLNELKAECIANEKRNEEKWKDQEKKHTEQIQFLKRTNQQLKVEHVLWLVHKDFSNIFANFVHYNNINTEHHNQKQDHCGGDVYFYLQTRFFFLSQVAS, from the exons atgcattttatatGTGGGGAAAATTATTTAAAGCGTTCATTTGATTCTACCCGGATGGAATACGATGGAACACTAAAAGGAGACTGTTGCTATAACGACAGAAACGTCAacgttaactttttttttctcgcaacCAACCTGTTGGAGTTTTTATCTTTACTTATAATTGAAAAAGACAGAGAAAAGATGACTGAGCCAGCAGAGTCCCTTCTTAAATATGACACTCCGGTTTCAAACAGCAAAGGTCCGGTTCGGAAAACAGTAAAG GTGCGTCCATATAAAGTGAGCCCGAAACAGCCTGTTGACTCCCCGGTGCCTCCTCCCCCGAAAGCAAAATCAGGGTCACCTGAAAATGAGGATGTCCTTACTGTCATCTTTCCACCCAG GGAGTGGGCGGAGGGCAACCAGCTGTGGGTGCAGCGGGTATCCAGTGCGCCTTGTACACGGGCTGATGTGGTCAATCTGGAGGAAGTGCTGGACAGGAAGTTGCAGCAGAGGCGGGCCTTGGAGACAGGCATCTGCCCCGTGCGCAGGGAACTCTACTCCCAGTGCTTTG acGAGCTGATCCGACAGGTGACCATCAACTGCGGTGAGCGGGGCCTCCTGCTAATGCGCGTTCGAGATGAAATCCAAATGAGCATCACCGCTTACCAGACCCTTTACGAGAGCAGTGTTGTCTTCGGCATGAGGAAAGCCTTGCAGGCTGAGCAGGACAAGATGGAGATGCGGCAAAGA ATTAGCAATCTGGAAACCGAGAAACAAGATCTGACAAAGCATCTGAACGAGTTGAAGGCCGAATGCATTGCCAACGAGAAAAGGaatgaggaaaaatggaaagatcaggaaaagaaacacacagaacAAATTCAGTTTCTGAAGAGGACCAACCAGCAGCTCAAGGTAGAACATGTCCTTTGGCTGGTACACaaggatttttcaaatatttttgctaattttgtCCATTACAATAATATCAACACAGAACACCACAATCAGAAACAGGATCATTGTGGTggagatgtttatttttatttacagacACGTTTCTTTTTTCTCAGTCAGGTTGCTTCTTGA
- the snip1 gene encoding smad nuclear-interacting protein 1: MAKEKRHKRRDSPEVKVKVKQEKLSPARPHKTTRRSQSDNRSPPPRRRASRSPVRTRDRSAGRKETSSPSRRGSRSPRRRSPHRSADVKLKREHDEHRSGGDEQRRRNGQPEERRSKWEADRPQDRERNGDRRRERDATSSQQAERQRHDEQRRENRQRREENQEMDFGHPENTGDSPRNASAEKEKPNFGLSGALTEDTNTFRGVVIKYNEPPEARIPKRRWRLYPFKNDEQLPVMYIHRQSAYLLGRQRKIADIPIDHPSCSKQHAVFQYRVVEFTRADGTTGRRVRPYIIDLASGNGTYLNNQRIEAQRYYELKEKDVLKFGFSSREYVLLHEFSDTSEVDAKEAPEEDDEGLDE, translated from the exons ATGGCCAAAGAGAAACGACATAAGAGACGGGACTCGCCCGAAGTCAAAGTAAAGGTAAAACAAGAAAAGCTGAGTCCTGCCAGGCCGCATAAAACAACGCGCCGCTCGCAGAGTGACAACAGAAGCCCCCCACCCAGGAGGAGGGCCAGCAG GTCACCCGTCAGAACAAGGGACCGCTCGGCAGGCAGAAAAGAGACTTCCTCTCCATCCCGGCGAGGCAGCAGATCCCCTCGAAGGAGAAGTCCTCACCGCAGTGCTGATGTCAAGTTAAAGCGG GAGCATGATGAGCACCGTTCAGGTGGAGACGAGCAGAGAAGAAGAAACGGACAGCCAGAGGAAAGACGAAGCAAGTGGGAAGCAGATCGACCTCAGGACCGGGAGCGCAACGGTGACAGACGCCGGGAGAGGGATGCCACCTCCTCGCAACAAGCCGAGCGCCAGCGGCATGACGAGCAGCGCCGGGAGAACCGCCAGAGACGTGAGGAGAACCAGGAGATGGACTTTGGGCATCCCGAAAACACCGGTGACAGCCCCAGGAACGCCTCCGCTGAAAAGGAGAAGCCCAACTTTGGCCTGTCGGGGGCGCTCACAGAAGACACCAACACGTTCCGCGGAGTGGTGATCAAGTACAACGAGCCACCCGAGGCACGCATCCCCAAGCGAAGGTGGAGACTGTACCCGTTCAAGAATGACGAGCAGCTTCCCGTCATGTACATTCACAGACAGAGTGCCTATTTGTTGGGGAGACAACGGAAAATTGCGGACATTCCCATTGATCATCCGTCCTGCTCCAAGCAACACGCCGTATTCCAGTACAG AGTGGTGGAGTTTACTCGAGCAGACGGCACCACTGGGCGCCGGGTGAGGCCGTACATCATTGACCTGGCATCGGGCAACGGCACATACCTCAACAACCAGCGCATCGAAGCGCAGCGTTACTACGAGCTCAAGGAGAAGGATGTGCTCAAGTTTGGCTTCAGCAGCCGTGAGTATGTACTGCTGCACGAGTTCTCTGACACTAGCGAGGTGGATGCCAAGGAGGCGCCAGAAGAGGACGATGAAGGCCTGGATGAATAA